TTTAAGGTTACAAGTCCGTTGATGCCTTGTCGTTTTTCTTGTTTAGTTACAATATTTAATATCCCTGCCATACCTTCGGGATCGTATTTAGCTGATGGGTTAGTGATGATTTCGATGCGTTCGATGGTACTTGCAGGAATTTGTTCTAATATGGCAGCTTTGTCGCCGGCGCTAAGTGTTGAGGGCTTACCATCGACAAGAATGTTGACGTTGGTGCTTCCACGTAAGCTTACATTACCATCCATATCGACCTGAACAGAGGGTGTGTTTCGCAAAATGTCGGTAGCATTGCCACCGCTTGTAACAATGTTTTTATCAACATTGATAACTTTTTTATCCAGTTTAAATTCAACCATGGGTTTGTCGCTTTTTACCTCCACTTCGCCTAATTGCGTAACAGCAGGTTTGAGCATGATGGTACCAATATTAACCGATGGGGTTTGAGGATTTACTTTAGCTGTTGTTATATAACGATCGTAACCAATAAAGTCAATCTTAATTTTGTAAAAACCTGGTTTAAGTTTTTCAATTTTAAAAAAACCTTTTTCGTCGGTAATACTTCCTCCTGCAAGGGTAGAGTCTTTCATTCTAAATACGCTGATATTAGCATAAGGCATGGGCTTTTTACTTTGTTCATCTAAAACTTTACCCGAAATATCGCCTTCAAAATTTTGAAAATTAGGACGTTCTTGTGCTATTGCTAATTGAGCATGCATTAAAATCAAGACAAAAATAACAGAAACCTTCATATTGTTTTATATTTTAACAAGCCTTTAGACGTAAAGAACGTCCCAAGGTTTAATAGAATGTTGAAAAAAAATATAATCTTTTAAATATCAAAATGATAAAAATCAAGTTTTCAACTTTAAATCTTTTTAGAAATGGTATGTTAAGAAAATGTTATATCTTTGGCACTTATTTTTAAAATAATCGAAATATATAAGTTCATGAAAGATAGTTTGTTGCAAAAAAAGATGGCTGCTTATACTGCACCTCAAGAGGTTATGAATGCTGGCATTTATCCTTATTTCAAGACTATTGAATCGGGACAAGACCCAGAAGTTATATATAAGGGTAAACGTATGTTAATGTTTGGTTCAAACAGTTACTTAGGTTTAACCAGTCATCCCCGAATAAAACAAGCAGCTATTAAAGCAATAGAAAAATATGGTACTGGTTGTGCCGGGTCGCGTTTTTTAAATGGAACGATCGATTTACATCTTGAATTAGAACGTCGTCTGGCCGAATTTGTTCATATGGAAGATGCCCTTGTTTTTGCTACTGGTTTTCTTACCAATCAAGGCGTTATTTCATGCTTAACCGGACGACACGATTATATTATTATTGACGATTCCGACCATGCCTCCATCATTGAAGGAACTCGTTTGAGTTTTTCTAAAGTTTTAAAATACAAACATAATAATACCGAATCGTTAGAAGATGTATTGTCAGATTTGCCGGCTGATAAAATAAAAATAATTATTACCGATGGAGTTTTTAGCATGGAAGGAGATATTGCTCCTTTGCCCAAAATTGTAGAAATTGCCAAAAAATATGGTGCATCGGTAATGGTGGACGATGCGCATGGATTAGGTGTGTTAGGTAAAAATGGATCTGGTACCGTTAATCATTTTGGCTTAGAAGGCGAAGTTGAACTAATTATGGGGACTTTCAGTAAATCGTTGGCAACGGTAGGAGGGTTTATTGCAGGCTCAAAAGAATTGATTAACTATGTAAAGCATAATTCACGTGCATTAATATTTACAGCTAGCCTTACACCAGCATCGGTAGCGAGTGTGATTGAAGCATTGAATATTATTCGTGATGAACCTCAACGTATTGATAAGCTTTGGGAAAATACCAATTATGCTAAAAAGGTATTGTCTAAAGCAGGATTTGATACTGGACATAGTCAAACACCAGTTATTCCTTTATATATACGCGACGATCAAAAAACCTTTATTTTTACTCAAATGTTAGCTGATATGGGAGTATTTGTTAATCCCGTTATTAGCCCTGCTGTTAAGCCCGAAGATAGCTTGATTCGATTCTCACTCATGGCAACGCACGAAAAACATCATATTGACGAAGCTGTTGAAAAGTGTGTAAAAGTAGCTAACAAATTAGGAATTCTTAAATGACTTGGAAAGAATATTTTAAATATTATAAATTTAATATA
This Bacteroidales bacterium DNA region includes the following protein-coding sequences:
- a CDS encoding aminotransferase class I/II-fold pyridoxal phosphate-dependent enzyme, which encodes MKDSLLQKKMAAYTAPQEVMNAGIYPYFKTIESGQDPEVIYKGKRMLMFGSNSYLGLTSHPRIKQAAIKAIEKYGTGCAGSRFLNGTIDLHLELERRLAEFVHMEDALVFATGFLTNQGVISCLTGRHDYIIIDDSDHASIIEGTRLSFSKVLKYKHNNTESLEDVLSDLPADKIKIIITDGVFSMEGDIAPLPKIVEIAKKYGASVMVDDAHGLGVLGKNGSGTVNHFGLEGEVELIMGTFSKSLATVGGFIAGSKELINYVKHNSRALIFTASLTPASVASVIEALNIIRDEPQRIDKLWENTNYAKKVLSKAGFDTGHSQTPVIPLYIRDDQKTFIFTQMLADMGVFVNPVISPAVKPEDSLIRFSLMATHEKHHIDEAVEKCVKVANKLGILK